Part of the Ciona intestinalis unplaced genomic scaffold, KH HT001240.1, whole genome shotgun sequence genome is shown below.
AGTAAACTTGAAGTTGCATTGTGAATATGCTTTTTTtggcttttatttttatagaatttttttaaatttaaagggtttatttaaacatataaatgcattttaagGAATTGTGAAAAAGGAAAATCAAAGCAAACAGTGCAAACTAAACTTTTCATCTAGTATGCTAACTTATACATACCATGTTTGGCAACCACTAGTAACAACTTTACCAGGTAGAATTAGTTCACCCCTATGTATGCACTTGCATTCAGATGGATATACACATGTTGCCATGTCATTGTTGAGGAGAAGaccttaaaaataataaatattaacaaagttACGGTACTGACCCCATGGCAAAGTGGatagcgtgcctgcctgtaacccagaggtaataatttcaaggctcgttgcttctaccattgtgggcatatgtgtccttgggcaagacacttaatggcaattgctaaaacccagtggtcactaatgggttgaccAAATtatgtaacatacatggtaacctcgcaagctggcatgaggtgtatgtataCCAGtaccgtgtgataacgactgttgtatTCTGGCAACCAGaggacaaagtaagttacatttttcgTTATTCGCTATTCTGaggtttatatataaagtatgCTTTAACCTTGCTGTCGAGCTATAACATAAGTGCCTTTCTACACAttagacacatatggtgtatcaatacacctcatgctcactgttggattataacatgggtgcctcttatacacaagacacacatgctgtacatacacatcatgctcactgttaagttataaaatggtTGTCTTTTcttacaccagacacacatggtatattcatatacTTAGTACACTATTATTTTATAAcgtgttgttttatacaccacaCATTTATTGTGTCACCTCTTGTTTCATGTCATATTAAGAAACAAACTAGATTACCTTCAGGGCATCCACAGCCTTGTACACAGACATTTTCGCACAAATCTGTGGATGTTTCAGTATAACAAGAACCAGAACATGCAGACGTACATGTCTTGTACTGCATAGTGCTACTGCATTGCGGATCTAAATAGAAAACAAGATATGGTTATTTTCTGTACAGGAAATATGATTATGTACGTTTTAGGCAAACTAAAACCGTTTAAAACCACTAAACAAAATCACGAAGAAGTTGGAAGAACATtgctttgaaatttttttaagataacaaaagtataaaaagatttaaaattttcctaATCCTTAAGGAGGAAATTTATATTAccatattctgtttttttttactgactATCAAATATCGCTCTCTAGCAACACAAGTGTTTATGCTAGCGGTAAACAATCAGTTAGatattattcttttaaaaatttgttggaagattttattttaaaaactttacaattacactttgatttttgtttaaaattattgcatATTTAATTACTCATCCCcaaaggtttaaaaaagataccaaaaaaagtaacagaaaaatatatcaaactTTCGATAAAACACTTACCACAGGCATGCCCTTTCTTAACCCAGTTGATATAAACTCCTTGTTCAGCGCATGCTTTCACATAATCCTCTACCATTACACATACAGATGCATTACTACCAGTTGCACACATATCATACATACAGTGTTTGTAGTATGGCACGAAGTCTACTTTTGTATGACAATCTGTTAATTAAAATGGGTAgagaataaaataactttgtttgtttctctGATTACAGtagataaaatttaaaaatattttaaagaagaCTATAATGAATTGTAAGTTGTGTTTAAACACACACTGTTCACTTTCAAGTTTTTACATGGTTGTCGTCTTATACACTAGGCATACATAGTGTTACCCCATGCCTTCTGTTAAGCTATAACACTTACAACTAGAATTGTTTTACCTGTGAATGGAGATTGTTTTAGAAACTTGCACGCTAACTGAGCAATAGACAACATGTCTTGGTTGCTACACGGGTCAATTACTTGTGGGTGCTGAATGAAAAGcgtaataaacaatgttttaaactgattttaaattttatccaACTTGACCTTGaaactttattgttttgaattagcttaaaatttatgttatttaatatacattttgGTTTTACCTAGTTAACCCTTTACTgtcactttttaatttttacttagTCTCACTTAAATAGTTTTTGCAACCAAACTATAGACCAAAACATGCTATAGAAATGTATGAAATCGCCATTAaccttatatttatttattttgataacATCTTTGAAttcctgatgacgtcattatgagttttttattattaaatatttcaagaaTAAACAGAATTATTTAGAAGAAATTCATTGCAATATTAAGTAGTATTAACTTATTAAAACGGCTATTGAGGTACCATGTGGTCTCATAGCGACTGGAGATGGCGCAACCAGttgaaaaattaactttaaaattatttaaagtattgtCTGATCAAATTCAGTCAAAATGTGAACTTTAAgcattaaattattaaattataaaaatataaaaaccacCTCTGTGCATGATTTGGAGACTTTCCACTTAGAAGCAAAACTGACAGGGTTTGATTCAATATCTCCCTCATAAGTAACAAAATCATCTTTCTGATTGTTGTTATACGTTCCGCACATTCCTTTGGTTTTAAACTTCAAACTAGGTATTACGTAGATATACACACGCTTAATAGAATCCCGTAGAAGCATTACGCCATTGTCAAGTTGAACCTTggtaaaacacatttgttaTAGCAGTATGACGTATGAgcaaaacagaataaataagtgataaaaaatattgtgattATGATATGATAAtcaattgaataaataaatgaatagaaaatgacaaatatttaggctataacatggatgttatGTTTCTTACACATCATGcctgcttactagttaccatgtatgtaacttgtgaaATAATTGGTTATGCTCATCTAGGGAACAGAAGATATAATATAAGTGTCTAGTTTGTATacaccaaataaaaaataaattgaaaaaatgatttttaccTTTATCATTTGTGATGATACTTTTTTCACTAAAATTCCACTTGAAGAAAAAGGCAGTGCTATTTGATTAGATCCTAAATAGACTTGAGAATTGGTACCCAGAGTCAATGTGACCCCTTTGTAATGAATAACGATTTTCCTGCCATAGTTTCTATGTGAACCAGTGTCTACCAGTTCAGACTTGATCGTAAAAGGATCGTCTGTTTGGTTGCTGGGAGgactaaaaacaataaaaatattctgaaaattaaaaaaatcaatagtttgttcaataatttaataaataattaagatgttgttttatattttaagattGGCATGTTAccgtttaaaactttagtgTACGGTACCAGGGAAGTGACTTTAAATTTACTTGTAACTTTCATACTTTTTGTTATGTATGTTTGACCATTTTTACAAGTAGGCCCTACATGACATTAgcataaagtttttatatgtCAATATGTGCAACCATATAATCAATACAAGTAAAAAGgatcttatatttatattaaaactagtAGATTAGACCAGTTTTCAAACTTATAAAATCGCCAGCCAATATGTGAAATCATAAATATGGGACGGGCGGTCAGGCAAGGATTTCCTCGCTATATTTGCGACTCGCATTGGCAAAAATGTGGTTATAACAAATACGGTAAAGTCAGGATGTTCAACGCATATGCTGGGAATAAACAGTGATTCTAGAATACATTCTAGAGATTAAACTTGCGAAGTAAATGACAAAGTTTTACAGCTTTTTTGTTGAATCATGTTGCGGTAAAACCCGTATACTGGAGTAACAAGTGTGGAAAGTTGGCTGATGCTGTGACAGTCATAACTATTCTTGTGACATAATAAAGGCAATGTAAATTATCacagaaatcaataaaacttttttaatttttttttaaagtaatatgtcCATTTGTGAACGTATGTAATCGGtaacttaaatatattgtCTGTATAATTACAACTGCTCACCTGATAGTTAGTAATGTTACAGCACATACAGCTTTTACTTTGTAATCTAGTTTGTCAAACGTAGTGTAGTATCTGTCACCCAGAACCTTACATACAGCATTGCATTGTTTGCTTGTGCAGGTCCATTTACCACCATTGCAAgtgctgtaaaaaaaaaacgtcttattatttaattagaGCTTATAGCTCAGTGGTTGGAAAGCACTTGGCATAGCTAAAAATACTAAGTTGAAAGTTTTGTAGTGCTACTCTTGTTCTTACACAAAACACTTTACAGTCATTGCTCCAACAAAGTTGTCACTAAAGAGTCCTAGTACTTATACATACAGACTGACAGTTTAGGCAATCCATAACAGACCAGTAGCAGCATTGTCTGAAATCTTTAAACTTGACTGTGGCCTTAGTAAAAAGTTATGTTTGATTTCCAACATGTAAAAACTCGGAGTTGTTCCAACAATCAAAGTAACTTACCAGTTATTACAGTCTTGTTTAATGCTGTGACCTGATGGATAATATTTCCCTTGATAACTACAAGGGCATGTTTGTCTATTGATACATAAACCATTGTGTAACACTTTATCATCAGGACATTGACAGCCAGATATACAGCCCGTGTATGGACAAAGCTGCTCTGTAGTTGCACAAGTAGCGGGGCAAGCACTTGTACACGTACTAAACACTTTATTGGCAGAACAATTTCTAGCtgtaaagaaatgaaaaaatgtttttttgttatatttttgcattgGCATGCAGAGGttaacatgtatgtaactgtgtggGCATTTGCTTTGTGTATTTTTGCATTGctgatttatgttttaatgagttatataaataaaaaatccaaaaaacaaacatttatgtgggcatgaggtgtatgaaacaaaacgccTGTTATGACTCTTCAGTTTTTGTGTCATgcgtgaataaataaacaatgataCTAAAGAAAAACTTACGGCATTTCTCAGAGAAAACAGTGTTGTTTATTGCACCACATTCCCTTAGTAAAGCTTCTGCAATGTTGCAAAAACCGTCCATAGGTGTTAAGTATTTGCAAAGAGTGTTCAAACATTGTTCTTTGTATAAGGCAGCATCAAATTTCTgttcataaaaatattcaaaaatgtATAGAATTAAATTCTGGAACTTTCCTacactattttatttattatctgATATACTCCATAAACTAACTTTCAAAATCTGGTCAGATTTGCAAAAAAGGCAACAGTATGTAATAGGAGAACTCTAGAtcagcaaataaaaaaaataacctgAAAGTAAACTTGATCAAGTTGTTTTGGTAAGAACACATAAAACTATctgatcaaatattttaatcgcATTATTCAAGTTATTCaatgaagttttaaatttcccaTAATAATACCTTAGAGCAGTTAAGCCCTATCTCTGATGTAGAGTTGCATATCGCTTTGTCTGCTGGAGAAAGATTGCATCTGCTGGTTGTTGTCTTTCCACAACCTATTAATACAGAGGTTTAAAgatattattgttatatttattgaattcaaaaaattgttacacACTTAGTGGGTGTAAAAACTACTAGTAAAAATGGTGTGGGAGTGGCCGCTATACCTAAATCCATATATGTTGCAAATAGTTATAATTTGACTGATAAAATTCGCAACAGAATGATCTTACCAACTCCAGCCATACTGTTTCCAAATGCTTGTGCTGAAGGCAGTGTTCCATATTCATTGGTAAACTCATCTGTTTTGTTACCATTGGAATTCCCACATAAACCTACGGTCTTATTTTTCCATTCCGGATCAATCTATATAACAGGGAggttaaatttaatacaataaGTTTAATCtagtaattgttaaaaaaatgaaatttataataataaagtgggtcaaaaataaaaaggagaAACAGTCAAGAATTAAATTGCTGCAATGACTTGTTGGTAATACTGAGATACCACAATCTCATTCATATAGCTATCAGGAAAAAAACTGATTTCAAAGgatcaattttgttttatagttagGCTTTTTTGTATATGAAATTAAATACTAGGTTTGATAGTTGGTATAACATGAAAATCATTAGTTCCATATTGGTGTCTCAAAGTTATATAAAGAATCAAACGTCagcataaaacaataaacataccaaaactaaaaaaaaaatcattagtTTACCTccacatttatattttctttggtGTCCCATACCAATGCAAAGTAAGGTCCTTTAACAATTACATTACCAGCAATCTAGAAGCAATGAATTATTTGTGTTATTTAGAATGCCAAAGAACAGTGGTTAGCTTTATTGATTGTAATAGAGAGTATAAAGTTAAGGGTTTGATGCCGGTACCACTGTGTGAGTgcttgggtgttctgtttcataggCTTCCatgtctgcttacgagttaccataaacattttttctatatttcaagactaacaaatataatccataagaaaccactgggttgtattGATAAACaataagtatcttgcccaagtacACATATAAACATGATGGTAGCAGCATCTAGCATTTAACACAGTGCCATGGCACTACACATGGTCTGCGATACTCATGTAATAAAGTCAAATACAcactaataaaaacaaacgcATACGTCTTCTATTCCATGAGAGTAAGCTGTGGAAGGCAAATCTAAACTGTGAGTGTCAGTTGTTACAGAAACTGTCCCATTAGCATTTGTGTCCAAACTTATCTTCTGCTTAGAGTGTcctaaataaattacaatccCTCGTCTGCAGGTGCCATTTACACAtctacaaaagaaaaaaatattaggaaatttaaaatactaaaattttcCTAGACTCTATATCAAAACACTACTCAACCATTAGACCAATGATTGCAGTCACAATAAATGtgtgaaaatgtattttttatgtattatgGTTATGTCCCATCCTCACATAGCGGgataacgacagttgttataaacaGGTGTCCTATTTCAATAATCAAAGGTTACTGGGTTTAATACAAAATCCTGCCAAAAAGGTTGTGTGTGTGTTACTTTcaaaaatacacttaatagAAATTGCCTTAAGCTATAACAATTTCATTAGACAGACTAAAGTTCTTGATTGACTTGATCACTGGCTCAAGGAAGGAAATTGCAACCCCGGTCTTTTTGCATTGTTGGTATTGTTCTCAGTGTAAGCTCGACCTTCTAGTCaaagcaatttaaatatttaaaagcgtGGCTCAGTGTTGATACAATCTTCACTATAATAATGAACTTGGTAACTGGCTGATTGTAACAGGAAATTGCACTACCACTTTATTGAAATAATGATATTGACCTCTGTGTAATTGATTGAAAATTGATCATATTGTTTTCAATGCAATCTTAACCTTCTTGCAGGCAATGGGTTCCAGAACTTAGGCCAGTAATAAATCATAATAAAGAGCTTCCTTAAAACTAAatcataattttgtttacgtTTTCCGAGTCTTTTGAATGTTTGTcgtttttgttatataaaataagttacaatacaGTCTTTGTAGAACAAACACAGTCAAGTTATATAGGTCAGAAGTATATTTTCTGTGTTTCCTTCtccatttaaaaacacatacgtCTCTTCACTTACATGTGTACTACAGTTATGTAAAAAGTACCGTTGTTCATTCTTGACATAAATCTGAAATATATGGCTTCCCCCTTCTTTACCAGACACAAGGTTATACGAACACTTGCCATCGAAATCGAATATTTTTCCATCAAATGTTCGATAGTTGACTTGTCCATATGTGCTACAATGTAGGGCAGTAtctaaaattaacaaaataaattcaaattagAATGTGACACTGAAATAGCGTAAAGTAATGTGAggtaagataagacacctttagcactttaCATCTAAATACCCCAAACAAGAATTAACAATGGTTGAATGAACAACttcaatcatttatttaacaacggttcatgtcagacgtgaggatacaggtatatatttctttgcatgtactttgtttactactaatttggatgcaaaaatataatgaaaaggggtccgatcttcccctaccctacatTTATTATGAAAATTCACTATATTTAAACCTGCACAACAATTAAAGCTGtagttgtatttttacaattacatttgtttaactCCGTGGCCACTAATGTGttgtcaaaaaaacaatcacccacaaatttacatacgtgataacatgtaagcgggcacaaggtgtatgaaacagaacacctgtgttataacgacttctGTTGCACCGTCAGAGGTGgctaaataaatttaattgtttccaaaaaaatttaaaattcattttttgaaaattttaaaattcattttttggatggaaataaataacatatattcTTTCCAAGTGGGTAATTACCCTAATATGTAACccttataaaaatcaaatcttcgttaataaaaatcaaatcaatTTTGCGTATTTCAAAAATCTGTGTTGAAGTTTTGAtttgaacaaaacatattaCACATGAACAATTAGCAGCGTAAACAGTTTCTTacgtattttaattttagtcgCCGATCTCCTTTTTCAGTGTTTTAGGCCTAAATGTTTATCTTTTCACCAACGGtccatatttatatatcatcTATTCTAAAGGTTTTATTGTGTGTACCTTTACTAAGAAACTTTCTCATTTTATCTTCCATCGTACATGCGTGCGTCGAGTTCTACAATTGAAAGCCCACATGTGCAACACTACTATAGTAACTTTCTGCAGGCTTATAACTGCGGTATCAGGTTACAATTGCTTCCCGTGTTGCTTTGTTCGACGGCTACGAGGGgatttgtataaaacaactaTGTTGTGACCTTGATTGTTATACCATTAACTAAAAGGATACCAAAAGTGCGTCAACAAATACTTTCCAAAAAGTAGTGTGGagaaatgggacacctaagCACACATTCCTCAATATTTCAACATACAAAATACATGACGGGTTTTTAGGTGAAACTGGTATTGTTTTGTACTAACAGGAAATTGATAATAACCATTAATAAAGTCTACacttttgctacaaattgggtattgctacACTGTTTTATCGCACAAGCCACTTGTTCTAAATTATCTACAAATGACtcaatttcgaatatattttctatatagtacaatggaggaagatgggacgctcAAGCACATATTgctaaatatttccaaaatcaaaatagataacagtttttgaaaaataccACGAAAGTACCATCATTCCTTTATCAATTGACACCAacctaataaaatataataaaaacacgaggagttattttgcgatccgcacaacaggtaaaattttacaaatttgaaaacacacaggataagatgggacagtttaaaatcattgttactTTTgatattattaagtgtatttataaataggaatatacgtaattAACACGAAacaatactgtacgctttgaaaattaggtctaaacattctttttcttgccctactgctttaatttttaacatgttacctatacattatattattgcataacaattggtattgtttgaacacaatgggtaatgttcgaacatcaatggataaatatttcatCCTACAAAAGTANNNNNNNNNNNNNNNNNNNNNNNNNNNNNNNNNNNNNNNNNNNNNNNNNNAATttgtataacataaatttgatattttgagcacaagccacttcttataaattatcaccaagtgcaaatgaccaaatttcgaatatagagtgggagaagatgggacacttcgTCAGACGagaccttttttaaattttctttttacggaccccatttgatgataatcaggaaaataaggttacagaattattaaTTGTATTATCCctgactttataaaacgcccgtcaaagctgattactgtttttaaatattataaaatatatgtaaaatagaaacagtatacttt
Proteins encoded:
- the LOC101243084 gene encoding SCO-spondin-like isoform X4: MSFKWGFSLVSVFCFLKVTNAMNASHTSQSQDTALHCSTYGQVNYRTFDGKIFDFDGKCSYNLVSGKEGGSHIFQIYVKNEQRCVNGTCRRGIVIYLGHSKQKISLDTNANGTVSVTTDTHSLDLPSTAYSHGIEDIAGNVIVKGPYFALVWDTKENINVEIDPEWKNKTVGLCGNSNGNKTDEFTNEYGTLPSAQAFGNSMAGVGCGKTTTSRCNLSPADKAICNSTSEIGLNCSKKFDAALYKEQCLNTLCKYLTPMDGFCNIAEALLRECGAINNTVFSEKCPRNCSANKVFSTCTSACPATCATTEQLCPYTGCISGCQCPDDKVLHNGLCINRQTCPCSYQGKYYPSGHSIKQDCNNCTCNGGKWTCTSKQCNAVCKVLGDRYYTTFDKLDYKVKAVCAVTLLTISPPSNQTDDPFTIKSELVDTGSHRNYGRKIVIHYKGVTLTLGTNSQVYLGSNQIALPFSSSGILVKKVSSQMIKVQLDNGVMLLRDSIKRVYIYVIPSLKFKTKGMCGTYNNNQKDDFVTYEGDIESNPVSFASKWKVSKSCTEHPQVIDPCSNQDMLSIAQLACKFLKQSPFTDCHTKVDFVPYYKHCMYDMCATGSNASVCVMVEDYVKACAEQGVYINWVKKGHACDPQCSSTMQYKTCTSACSGSCYTETSTDLCENVCVQGCGCPEGLLLNNDMATCVYPSECKCIHRGELILPGKVVTSGCQTCTCMNGIMNCTVSKNCPTNGPCYINEHLPADYTQVCEKTCDMYENNQCSTLTDAYGCVCNNNTYRFAKSCVTADKCPCHHGGRAFKPSTTLNMGSKTCTCSNRQWHCVANAPIGECTVFGAPHYITFDGKVYNFQGDCSYVLVKSASNSPHDFKVIVANSKCDKGGEGCNKTISLIAPGSSGSLRKVILSRRTTIPDLIKNHGNDSNFLYWKAGEWIFLRHPTSGVEIKWDQVLRISVAVDPSNRGKVEGLCGNYNGDASDDFVKNTGGPVETLATEFAHNWQYSPCTKPQPVPDACNENPDREMWSMRTCEAIKSSLFSACHALIEPQTWYEKCVFDGCSCSGGGDCICVCAVIATYAHECAKVNAPIKWRSNALCPIQCGDCPMKYESCGTSCPRTCRNNYNYDIIQRNCSSICVEGCSCPPNLVMDYSETTCVAVEECGVMPATPKTTITVPQITTTPQNLTTKTQHPTTASQIPTTAPQIPTTAPQIPTTAQHLPTKTQHITTASQLPTTAQHLTTKTQHITTAPQY
- the LOC101243084 gene encoding SCO-spondin-like isoform X2 — encoded protein: MSFKWGFSLVSVFCFLKVTNAMNASHTSQSQDTALHCSTYGQVNYRTFDGKIFDFDGKCSYNLVSGKEGGSHIFQIYVKNEQRCVNGTCRRGIVIYLGHSKQKISLDTNANGTVSVTTDTHSLDLPSTAYSHGIEDIAGNVIVKGPYFALVWDTKENINVEIDPEWKNKTVGLCGNSNGNKTDEFTNEYGTLPSAQAFGNSMAGVGCGKTTTSRCNLSPADKAICNSTSEIGLNCSKKFDAALYKEQCLNTLCKYLTPMDGFCNIAEALLRECGAINNTVFSEKCPRNCSANKVFSTCTSACPATCATTEQLCPYTGCISGCQCPDDKVLHNGLCINRQTCPCSYQGKYYPSGHSIKQDCNNCTCNGGKWTCTSKQCNAVCKVLGDRYYTTFDKLDYKVKAVCAVTLLTISPPSNQTDDPFTIKSELVDTGSHRNYGRKIVIHYKGVTLTLGTNSQVYLGSNQIALPFSSSGILVKKVSSQMIKVQLDNGVMLLRDSIKRVYIYVIPSLKFKTKGMCGTYNNNQKDDFVTYEGDIESNPVSFASKWKVSKSCTEHPQVIDPCSNQDMLSIAQLACKFLKQSPFTDCHTKVDFVPYYKHCMYDMCATGSNASVCVMVEDYVKACAEQGVYINWVKKGHACDPQCSSTMQYKTCTSACSGSCYTETSTDLCENVCVQGCGCPEGLLLNNDMATCVYPSECKCIHRGELILPGKVVTSGCQTCTCMNGIMNCTVSKNCPTNGPCYINEHLPADYTQVCEKTCDMYENNQCSTLTDAYGCVCNNNTYRFAKSCVTADKCPCHHGGRAFKPSTTLNMGSKTCTCSNRQWHCVANAPIGECTVFGAPHYITFDGKVYNFQGDCSYVLVKSASNSPHDFKVIVANSKCDKGGEGCNKTISLIAPGSSGSLRKVILSRRTTIPDLIKNHGNDSNFLYWKAGEWIFLRHPTSGVEIKWDQVLRISVAVDPSNRGKVEGLCGNYNGDASDDFVKNTGGPVETLATEFAHNWQYSPCTKPQPVPDACNENPDREMWSMRTCEAIKSSLFSACHALIEPQTWYEKCVFDGCSCSGGGDCICVCAVIATYAHECAKVNAPIKWRSNALCPIQCGDCPMKYESCGTSCPRTCRNNYNYDIIQRNCSSICVEGCSCPPNLVMDYSETTCVAVEECGVMPATPKTTITVPQITTTPQNLTTKTQHPTTASQIPTTAPQIPTTAQHLTTKTQHPTTASEMPTTAPQIPTTASQLPTTAQHLTTKTQHITTAPQY